From one Heptranchias perlo isolate sHepPer1 chromosome X, sHepPer1.hap1, whole genome shotgun sequence genomic stretch:
- the LOC137306959 gene encoding transcription factor Sp5-like gives MATIAGPREDHYLQAFLQDRTPSSSPESVTRLSMLTATCGRAGQVGATSADIAQFQYDSSMGSTSGMFQFWSNEAFGGSHTMSFSPPKAQYSLGTVPSALGSRELPLTPPAESVYTFELSSVKILTSSIPASSAYSYPEANGIAQNFPNFIPSSSALQSRHMSPSHAEDIPWWSMQQPNTINPHHLQFGRPMVMGHQTQLPNALLQSSSKSLLNCSRRCRRCRCPNCQSPSNSEEQGKKKQHICHIPGCGKVYGKTSHLKAHLRWHAGERPFVCNWLFCGKSFTRSDELQRHLRTHTGEKRFCCQECGKRFMRSDHLSKHTKTHQNKRMKHHGTTLENIKKE, from the exons ATGGCCACAATCGCGGGCCCAAGAGAAGACCATTATCTGCAAGCGTTTTTGCAG GACCGAACACCAAGTTCTTCACCAGAATCAGTAACACGTTTGTCCATGTTGACTGCTACCTGTGGAAGAGCAGGACAAGTTGGAGCAACCTCTGCAGACATTGCCCAGTTCCAATATGACTCATCTATGGGATCCACCTCAGGAATGTTTCAGTTTTGGAGCAATGAAGCATTTGGAGGATCTCACACTATGTCATTCAGTCCTCCAAAGGCTCAGTATTCTCTTGGAACAGTTCCATCAGCATTGGGATCACGTGAACTTCCCCTGACCCCTCCAGCAGAATCAGTCTACACTTTTGAGCTATCTTCTGTGAAGATTTTGACTTCTTCCATTCCTGCAAGTTCAGCCTATTCTTACCCAGAAGCTAATGGAATTGCTCAGAACTTCCCCAACTTCATTCCAAGTTCTTCAGCGTTGCAGTCTAGACATATGTCTCCCAGTCATGCTGAAGATATCCCTTGGTGGAGCATGCAACAGCCCAATACTATCAATCCTCACCATCTCCAATTTGGAAGACCCATGGTCATGGGCCATCAAACCCAATTGCCAAATGCACTTCTTCAAAGTTCTTCCAAAAGTCTTCTAAACTGTTCCAGGCGTTGCAGAAGATGTAGGTGCCCCAACTGTCAGTCTCCAAGCAACAGTGAAGAACAGGGCAAGAAGAAACAGCATATCTGCCATATTCCTGGCTGTGGGAAAGTCTATGGAAAGACTTCCCACCTAAAGGCTCACCTGAGATGGCATGCTGGGGAACGTCCCTTTGTTTGCAACTGGCTCTTCTGTGGGAAAAGTTTCACCAGGTCTGATGAGCTACAGAGACATCTGAGAACTCACACAGGGGAAAAACGCTTCTGCTGTCAGGAATGTGGCAAAAGGTTCATGAGGAGCGATCACCTCTCCAAGCACACCAAAACCCATCAAAATAAAAGAATGAAACACCACGGCACGACTCTGGAAAACATCAAGAAGGAATAA